A genomic window from Salvia splendens isolate huo1 chromosome 11, SspV2, whole genome shotgun sequence includes:
- the LOC121756432 gene encoding probable prolyl 4-hydroxylase 9 produces the protein MKYRGKRVLGLESNLTLPIVFLLCLCFFLAGLFGSLIISQDVNKGGSRHKLLEDIGYDEGDSMVHGESGDSSITSIPFQVLSWRPRAVYFPNFASDEQCQNIIERAKRKLKPSSLALREGETAESTKGVRTSSGAFLSASEDSTGTLEFVEEKIARATMLPRNHGEAFNVLRYEVDQRYVSHYDSFNPAEYGPLKSQRVASFLLYLSDVEEGGETMFPFENGSNMNQGYDYQGCIGLKVRPRRGDGLLFYSLYPNGTIDPTSLHGSCPVVKGEKWVATKWIRDKAKGSS, from the exons ATGAAATACAGAGGGAAAAGGGTTTTGGGGTTGGAGTCAAACCTAACATTGCCGATTGTTTTCCTTCTTtgcttatgtttcttccttGCTGGTCTATTCGGATCGCTCATCATATCTCAG GATGTGAATAAGGGTGGATCCAGGCATAAATTGCTTGAAGACATTGGATATGATGAAGGGGATTCTATGGTTCATGGTGAAAGTGGGGACTCTTCCATCACTTCTATTCCATTTCAG GTCCTGAGTTGGAGGCCACGGGCTGTCTATTTTCCTAATTTTGCCTCGGATGAACAGTGCCAAAATATAATTGAACGGGCTAAGAGAAAGCTCAAACCATCATCTCTTGCCCTGCGTGAGGGAGAGACTGCTGAGAGCACAAAGGGTGTTCGGACAAG CTCCGGCGCATTCCTTAGTGCATCTGAAGACAGTACAGGAACTTTGGAGTTTGTTGAGGAGAAAATCGCTAGAGCAACTATGTTACCTAGGAATCACGGAGAG GCTTTCAATGTTCTGCGGTATGAAGTGGACCAAAGATATGTATCTCACTATGACTCATTTAACCCAGCAGAGTATGGCCCACTGAAGAGCCAACGG GTTGCTTCCTTCCTATTATACTTGAGTGATGTAGAAGAAGGCGGAGAGACCATGTTCCCGTTTGAG AATGGGTCAAATATGAATCAAGGATATGATTACCAGGGTTGCATAGGTTTGAAGGTGAGGCCAAGACGAGGAGATGGCCTTCTGTTCTATTCCTTATACCCAAACGGAACAATAGATCCG ACCTCGCTTCACGGAAGCTGCCCTGTTGTGAAGGGGGAAAAGTGGGTGGCTACGAAATGGATCAGAGACAAAGCAAAAGGTTCATCTTAG
- the LOC121753595 gene encoding uncharacterized protein LOC121753595, translated as MDLGCIDMGCVEKDRSPKESTTSASKLGKNKVKDAIRSSSNALNKLTSQISKPPRRKTSPLNWFPRKKVEPYLKRKLKMLQEVDGMHLTLVETLGDSNPHYSRVLREKIAIREAAQKAMEARKAAMVEASWCRILKAARIESKEAEEQLSKAELSAAEAFEAARVVGVIMNGTPDSGTGGSTTHKVSATFESAFSVDNQVAAAVKAAFVKLANCHSINKDEFKELLHKISENPDSDDLSAITSECDSDDAGSDAEAGSCKDSSKEQRKRPESDKFNMTNIVEMMLGRLQCLKEEELASLATIVATSGLNAALAETENSSTVQNTENSCPKVSRRSSVCGRATKSSRGAVEEEIPGLGQFLVKRLTRLEREILEAKNARKNEASDGSKGSGDEKLLSANDSSSRSKANIKDDGAAVPDLGSVLTKHKSKLEKEIEEARRNGRSSRGAPRAKQDATDIPSLDKYLVKRLTRLEMEVQEARNRNRLQPTEKASSHPSDAKTSEDILPIGTNEDSQGKENIDLNMIENQNTVKRKEAQTGSESDHLVQKEERNTVRVQKLQRKSQESGANYESLDKVLVKHVSRLEKEKLEFCAYESMQMKPQRKDSGREMESSLDLVLVKHKSKLEMAKMAAEQQQEEDSSIRHSVTRREARERELQAAWGGMSLGNSMRPHVSRLQRDKAAWLEAEEEEKNIEVQSSSTLC; from the exons ATGGATCTTGGATGTATTGACATGGGTTGTGTTGAGAAAGATCGCAGTCCGAAGGAGTCGACCACGTCTGCTTCTAAGCTTGGAAAG AATAAAGTAAAGGATGCGATAAGGTCTAGCTCAAATGCACTGAACAAACTCACATCTCAAATCTCTAAGCCTCCTCGTCGTAAAACTTCTCCCCTTAATTGGTTCCCACGGAAGAAGGTGGAGCCTTACCTTAAGAGGAAACTGAAAATGCTTCAG GAAGTAGATGGTATGCATCTGACTCTCGTTGAAACTCTGGGGGATTCAAATCCCCATTACTCGAGAGTATTGAGGGAAAAGATTGCAATAAGAGAAGCTGCACAGAAAGCAATGGAGGCAAGAAAGGCAGCAATGGTGGAAGCATCATGGTGCCGTATACTTAAGGCAGCCAG GATTGAAAGTAAAGAAGCAGAAGAGCAGCTATCAAAAGCAGAACTTTCTGCTGCCGAAGCTTTTGAAGCTGCACGGGTAGTTGGTGTGATCATGAATGGTACACCGGATTCTGGCACAGGAGGATCAACCACCCATAAGGTCTCAGCAACCTTTGAAAGTGCATTTTCTGTTGATAATCAAGTAGCTGCTGCAGTTAAAGCTGCTTTCGTCAAGCTTGCAAATTGCCACTCTATCAACAAAGATGAGTTTAAGGAATTGTTGCACAAAATCAGCGAGAACCCTGATTCGGATGACTTGTCAGCAATCACTTCAGAATGTGATTCTGATGATGCCGGTTCAGATGCGGAAGCAGGATCCTGTAAGGATAGTTCAAAGGAGCAGAGAAAAAGGCCAGAGTCGGATAAGTTTAATATGACTAATATTGTCGAAATGATGCTTGGTCGACTTCAATGCTTAAAAGAAGAGGAACTGGCTTCTCTTGCAACCATAGTTGCAACAAGTGGCCTAAATGCTGCATTGGCTGAAACAGAAAACAGCTCGACCGTTCAAAACACTGAGAATTCTTGTCCCAAAGTCTCAAGGAGGTCGTCTGTGTGTGGGAGAGCAACAAAGAGTTCTAGGGGCGCTGTCGAGGAAGAAATTCCTGGCCTGGGCCAGTTTCTAGTTAAACGCTTAACAAGACTTGAAAGAGAGATATTAGAAGCCAAAAATGCCAGAAAAAACGAAGCTAGTGATGGAAGTAAAGGGAGTGGTGATGAGAAGCTTCTTTCTGCCAATGATTCAAGTTCGAGGTCTAAAGCGAATATCAAGGATGATGGCGCAGCGGTTCCAGACTTGGGAAGTGTACTGACGAAGCATAAATCAAAACTTGAGAAGGAGATCGAAGAAGCAAGGAGGAATGGTAGATCATCAAGAGGAGCACCCCGTGCAAAACAAGATGCCACAGATATTCCTAGCCTGGATAAATATTTGGTGAAGCGTTTGACAAGGCTTGAAATGGAGGTTCAAGAAGCTCGGAACAGAAACAGATTGCAGCCAACGGAAAAGGCAAGCAGTCATCCATCAGATGCTAAAACTTCAGAAGATATCCTCCCTATTGGTACCAATGAGGATTCCCAAGGCAAAGAGAATATAGACCTTAACATGATTGAGAACCAAAATACTGTTAAGAGGAAAGAAGCTCAAACTGGTTCAGAATCAGATCACTTGGTGCAGAAAGAGGAACGAAACACAGTTAGAGTTCAAAAGCTCCAAAGAAAAAGCCAAGAAAGCGGCGCAAATTATGAGAGCCTAGACAAAGTTCTAGTAAAGCATGTCTCAAGACTGGAAAAGGAAAAACTAGAATTTTGTGCATATGAAAGCATGCAAATGAAACCGCAGCGCAAGGACAGTGGTAGAGAAATGGAAAGCAGTTTGGACCTAGTTCTAGTGAAGCACAAGTCAAAACTGGAAATGGCAAAAATGGCTGCTGAGCAGCAACAAGAAGAGGATAGCAGCATCAGGCATTCAGTGACTCGTCGTGAAGCTAGGGAGCGAGAGCTGCAAGCAGCATGGGGAGGCATGAGCCTAGGAAACTCTATGCGCCCTCATGTCTCAAGGCTTCAAAGAGACAAG GCTGCTTGGCTTGAAGcagaagaagaggagaagaaTATTGAGGTGCAGTCTTCCTCAACTTTGTGCTAG